A window of Thiocapsa bogorovii genomic DNA:
GTGAGTCGTGAGTGGTAAGTGGTGAGTGCAGACCGGAGCTTCGGCGAGGACGCGGTTTAAAATTCTAATTCTTTCATCATCCTAAATCGCGTCAGCTCCGACGTTTATGGATTTGGCCGAGGCAGACCCCACCCAGAACCGATGCATATCGCACCGGACGCGATTTAGCTCGTCTCGTCGCAGTGCCCAAGCGGCACGACGCGCAGCTTCTGTCCGAGGATCTCGCCGAGCCGGTCGAGCAGCTCGGTGCCCATTTCGGGGCGAAAGCGCTCGGCGTCCTGGCTGCCGATCGCCAGCACGCCGGCATGCCCATCCGCACGGATCGGCACCAGAGCGGCCGAATGGATCGCCGCGCCCGTCTCACCGAAGAGGATCTGCGCCTTCTCGGTGTTGATCGGGCCACACAAGGCATGGTGGCGATCGACGAAGTCGCGAAACGCCAGCGTCAGTGCATCCGGTCGGGTGCCGCTCTCGTTCTCGGTCTGGAAGAGCTTCAGCGTCATCGCCTCGGCCGAGAACTCGGTCAGGAGCGCATCCTTGAGCAGTGTGCAGATCTGCTGCGAATCCTGCGCGGCGATGAGCTTCAGGACCAGGTGGTGGAGCCGGCCGGAGAGTGCCTCGTACTCGCGGGCACGCGAGATGAGATGCGTGAGGCGGTGGCGCTCCGCCTCCAGCTGCTTGCGCAAGACGCGCACCTGCTGCTCGATCAGAGAGACCGCGGCCCCCGAGTCGTGCGGGATCTCGAGCGCCGCGAGGACCTTCGGGTTGCGGGCGAAGAAGGTCGGATCCTTCAGTAGATAATCGGTGACCTTGGATTCGAGATCCGGGTCTTCGGTCGCGACGGGCGCGGGTTCGAGGGGAGTCATGCGCGATACCTCCCTGCCGGGGTGAGGTCGGACCTCGCGATCTCGGCCCGATCCGCGGTGGTGTGTTGGGTTTCATGGGTGCGGCCGGGGCCGCCGAGTCTTCTCATAGCGCGATCTCGCCTTCAAAGACCTGCACGGCCGGCCCGGTCATCCAAACGGACTCGCCGGGTGCGTTCCAGGCGATCAGCAGATCGCCGCCGGGCAGGCTGACCCGGACCCGCCCGTCCACCAGGTCGCATCGGCGGGCGTGCACCATGGCCGCGCAGGCCCCGGTGCCGCAGGCCAAGGTCTCGCCGGCGCCCCGCTCGTAGACACGCAGGCGCAGATGGTCGCGGGCGAGGACCTGCATGAAACCGACATTGACCCGTTGCGGGAAGCGCGGGTGCGATTCGACCAACGGGCCCAGACGTGCGACCGGCGCGGTGTCCAGGTCCTCGACCGAAATGACGGCGTGCGGGTTGCCCATCGAGAGCGCGCCGATCACGAGGGACTCGCCCGCGACATCCAGTGGATAGGTCTGCGCCGGTCGATCCGTCTGAAAAGGGATCCGATCGGGCTCGAATTCGGGCGTACCCATGTCGACACGGACTTGGCCTTCGTCTTCCAAATAGAGACGGATGGGACCGGCGGCCGTGCCGACCGGGATCTCGTCGTGCTCGGTCAGGCCGCGGTCGCGCACGAAGCGGGCGAAGCATCGCGCGCCGTTCCCGCATTGTTCGACCTCGGAGCCGTCGGCGTTGAAGATGCGGTAGTGAAACTCGGTGCCGGGCAGGCGCGGCGGCTCCACCAGAAGGATCTGATCACAGCCGATCCCGAAGCGCCGGTCGGCCAGCCGGCGGGCCAGCGCGGGGTCGATCGCGATGGGGCGCTCGGTGGCATCCACAACGACGAAGTCGTTGCCCAGGCCCTGCATCTTGCTGAAGGCGAGCCGCATCCCTGCACTCATCCGGGCAGGCGACCCGAGACGGCCAGATGGCGGTCGCTGACCACGCCGACCTCGAGCCCTTGGAGCCCCGCGGCGGCCAGCTGCTCGGTGACCTCCGCCGGCTCGAAGGCTGCGAAGAGCGAGTTGCGGAAGTCATCGCGCAAGACCTTCGGCTCGCCGGCGGCATAGGTCGCCACCAGCGCCTCGACCCAACCGGCCGAGGCCGGGCGCATCAGGTCCATGATCAGCACCGGAGCACCTGGCTTGCCGGTCTCGATCAGGGTTTGCCACAAGACCTGCGGGTCGTGCAGATGGTGCAGCAGACTGTTGGAGATGATCAGGTCGTAGCCGCCGCGATCCAGGGCCGCGGAGGGGATCCGATCGCAGATCAGTCGACACCGCTTGGCCACGCCGGGCAGGGCATCGAGCGCGCTTCGGGCAAGATCGAGCATGGGCCGGGAGCCGTCGAGCGCATCGCAGGTCGCCTTGGGCCAGGCGCGCAGGAAACGGATAACGATGTCCGCCGGCCCGCAGCCCAGATCGAGCACCCGCGCGCCGTCGAGCGGACCCGGCTCGAGCCGGCGCAGCAGCTCGATGAAGAGGGTGTTGGATTCGTTGAAATCCGCTTGGGCGTAGGCGAGCGCCTGCTCCTGCGTGTCCATCAGCTCGGGCTCGAGACGGCGTTTCATGACGGTAGAACGGACTCCCCGGCGTAAAGGCTCGCGACGGTCTCGCGCTCGCGCACTAGATGCACGTGGTCGCCGTCGACCATGACCTCGGGTACGCGCGGGCGACTATTGTAGTTGGAGCTCATGGTGAAGCCGTAGGCGCCCGAGCCGCGCACGGCGAGCAGGTCGCCCTCGCGCAACGCCAGCTGCCGGCCCTTGCCGAGGAAGTCCCCGGTCTCGCAGACCGGACCGACCAGATCATAGCGGGCCGGCTCCGCCTCGGTGTCGTGGATCACCGGCACGATGTCCTGAACGGCCTGATAGAGTGCGGGGCGCACCAGGTCATTCATCGCCGCATCCAGGATCGCGAAGTGACGCGTGCCGTTCTCCTTGAGATATTCCACGCGGGTCAGTAGAACGCCGGCGTTGCCGGCGATGGCGCGGCCCGGCTCCAGGAGGATCTCGTAGGGGCGATCGCCAAGCTGGTAGCTCATGGCCGCGGCATAGGCGGCGGGTTCCGGGGGATGCTCTTCGGTGTAGCGGATGCCGAGTCCGCCGCCGATGTCGAGATGCGCGATCGGGATGCCGATCTCGCCGAGCCGCTCGGCCAGGGTCAGCACGCGCCCGAGCGCGTCGATGAAGGGGGCCAGATCCGTGAGCTGCGACCCGATATGACAGTCGATGCCGATCACCCGCAGGTTCGGCAGGGCCGCGGCCCGCACATAGACCTCTTCGGCCGCGTGGATGTCGATCCCGAACTTGTTCTCCTTCAGGCCGGTGGCGATGTAGGGGTGGGTCTGCGCGTCGACGTCGGGATTCACCCGCAGCGACACGGGCGCAACCACACCCATCTCCCCGGCGATGCGATCGAGCCGGATCAGCTCGGACTCCGACTCGACGTTGAAGCAGCGAATGCCGACCTCCAAGGCGAAGCGGATCTCGTCCTCGCGCTTGCCGACCCCGGAGAAGATCACCTTGGCCGGGTCGCCCCCGGCGGCGAGCACGCGCTCGAGCTCGCCGAGCGAGACGATGTCGAACCCCGAGCCCAGGCGCGCCAGGACGTTCAGCACCGCCAGATTGGAGTTGGCCTTGACGGCGAAGCAGACCAGGTGCGGATGATCGCGGAAGGCGCGGTCGAAGGCGCGCCAATGGCGCTCCAGCGTCGCACGGGAATAGACATAACAGGGCGTACCGAAACGCGCGGCGATGTCGGCGAGCGGGACATCCTCGGCGTAGAGGACATCGTCGCGATAATTGAAGTGATCCATGCGGTCTCGGGAGGCTCTCGGCTTGAGGTGATTTTGGGGGCGATTCGGCTAGGGTCTGTCTGGAGGCGCGGTCGATTCCGGAGGCGGAACGGCCGCGCTCGGGACAACCGAGCCGATCTCGGCTGCGGACGCCGGAACCTCGACGACCGGCGGTTCGGGCAGATAGAGGGGGCCCTTCTGACCGCAGGCCCCGATCATACTCGCGATGCCGAACACGGTGACGAGGAGGTAGAAGGCTGTTCCGGCCCAGCAGTTCATGTGTGCCTCGTGTGGATCGGTCCCATGACGACCGGGAGTATAACCGGACTTGATGTTGGTCGGGCGGCTCCCGCAGGAGCCGCCCACCAACATCAAGGTGATTGAAACCTGACGTGGTGCAACGGTCGGAGGGGATATCCTCGGTAGATTGGTGCGGTTCCTTCGTCACCGCACCCTACTGCTCGGACAGGGGGCGTCGGGTGACGCAAAGGTTTCAATCACCGGCGACTTGACACGCGTGCCTTGCGGGCAGCCTTGACGGCATGGGAAGGCGACCTACGCCCTCGCGTGGCGCGGAGCGCCGGGGGGCGGTATGACACCGCGGGAGCGATACCGCGAGCGCATCGGGTCCGGGTGGCCGGACTCATGACCGTGCTCCGATCGGTCGCATCCTCGAGGGGCTCAGCGTGTCTCGGTTGCTTTCGCGGTCTCGGGGACAACCCGGAAACGCGCGGCAGTCGCGCCGTCTTCGGTCGTCAGCCAGAGCTGCTCGCCCTCGATGCGATAGCCTCGCACCATCCCGAGCGCCGCGGCATAGGCCGCCGCCTGCTCGGCAACCGCCTGCGGACCCCGGCAGGCCATGCGGGTGGTGGCGATGGGTCCGATCATGAGCCGACCCTCCTCCAAGGTGTAACCGCTCATGTAGCGGTTGCAGCCGTCGGAGCCCGAGAGGGTGCCATCCGGGGTCAAGGCCAGTGTGATCTCGGTGCCCTTCACCGTCGAGACCAGCGCCTGCTTGCCGTTGTTGTAGGTCTCCAGGCGCCAGGTGTCGCCGACCAACGGGGTCTCGGTCAGGGTTTCCAGCAGGATCAGGACGGCGCCACCGGCATCGAGCAGCTCCAACGTCCGTTCGGCCTGTCGATATCCGGCCACGGCAGCGAGATGCGTCGTGATCGCCTGCTCCAGGGCCATCAACGACTCCTCGCAGGCCATCATGGTCATGGCCATGCGCGGGTCGATCGTCAGGTGATCTCCCTCGAGGGTGTAGCCGCCCGAGAAGCTGTTGCAGCCCACTGTTCCGGAGACGCGACCCTCGGCGAAGGCGAGTCGCGGCGGCACGTCGCGGGGCTCGATGGAGACGAGATCGGTATCGGCCTCGGCGTCGGACCGATAGGCGAGGATCCGCCACGCCGTCGCGTCGATCGCGGGCACGGCAGTCTCGGCGCTTCCCGCCATCGGCTCATCGGTCGCAACGGACGGGACGACCGTGCCGATCAGGCCGAGAAGGACCAGGGTTCGAAGGGCTGACATGCGCAAGATCCTCTGGATTGCGGTGGATTGGGGTTGGGGTTTTCGGCCATCGATACAGTCGACGCGGCGCACCGTGCGCCGGCACGAAACACCCCCCGTCGATTGGTTGAGTGCGGCGTCACAGCGCCAGTGTAACCCCGCCCGAATTACCTGCCGAGCCGTCACGGGAAGCCGGATCGGTAAACCCGAGCGAATCGCTTGAGCCCCGACCCGTAATCGGCTTAATCTCCCGGTTCGCCGGATCGCGCTCACGGATCCCGGCTCACGAATCCCCGCCCGACGAGGGCAAGCCGGCAACGCGATGCGCGAGGTGGTTCCATTCCATGGCAGGGCCAACGTCCGAGACGCCGATACGCACGGATCCTCAACCATGAGTATCGTGCCGCGCCGCTGTGCGCTCGGAAGCCGAATCTTCGTCCTGCTCGCCGGAGCTGTCTTTACTACGGCCTCGGTAGCGGCCATCTCCGATCCGCTCGGCCTGGAGGAGGCCCTGGAGGCCGCGTCCGGTCACCCCCGGGTCGCGGCCTCGCCCGAGATCGCCGGTCTTCTTCCCCGGCGCCAATCGCTCTACCTGGACTGTCAGCGTCTTGCCTTTCGCAGCTCGAGCGTTGCCGACCCCGAGCGCAACCGCCCGCTCGAACCTTTGATCAGCGCCCGAGACGCGCAACGCCTGGAGATCATGGAGCGCTTCTTCGACGTGCTGCTCGCCGATCTGAGCTTTTCCACCGAGAGCGAGGCCATGGCGGTTGCCTATATCCAGTTCGACCGCGCTTCCGTGCGCAACGAGCTCGGCCAGATCTCGCCGCTACGCGTGCTGGAGCTCGAGGCGGTCTATCAGGAGATCCTGCACCGCCGCTCGGCAAGCGAGATCAGCCAGCAGTTGACGCGCGCGCTGCTCGCACAGGCCCTCGGCAATCCGGCCGATCTGCCGCGTAACCTGCTGCAGCCCACCCTCGCGATGCCGCCCGAGCCTCCGCCGACCCTGGACACCGTCCTCGCACAAGCGCTTGAGACCCCCGTCGTGCGCGACCTGCTGGAGGGCCGCTCGCAGGCCGACCGTGACCTCATTCAGATGGAGGTCCGCCAACAGGCGCTGGAGCTGCTGCTGCGTCTGCGGGCATTGACCGCGGCCGAGCGCAACCTGCGCACCGAGTTGGCCTGGCGCGATCTGAAACTCGACGAAAGTCGCACACTCTACGAGCAGGAGGTGACCGCCGACCTCGGTTATTCCATGAGTCAACAGACCCAGACCCGGCAGCAGAGCCAACGGGTGAGCTTCTGCCGCGCACTGGTGTGGGCCGAGCTCGAGGCCCTTACCGGACAGCCCCTCGCCGAAGCGACACACGGAGATCAAGATCAATGACGAAACAGGCGTGGTTCATCGCCCTCGGCGTGCTCATGCTCGCGACGGATGCCTTCGCCGTCGAGGAGCTCAAAGGTTGGCTCGAATGGGTGCATGAGGTGGAGATGCGCGTGCTCGAAAACGGCGTGGTCGACGAGGTCCTCGTCAGCGCCGGTCAGCATGTCGCTAAAGGCGATCTCCTGTTGAGGATGGACCAGCGCGAAGCCCAAGCCAGGCTCCTGGAGGCGAAGGCCCGCGTCGCCCGAGCGCGCGTGGAGACGGAGAAGGCCGGGCGCGATCTGACACGCAGCCAAGAGCTGTTCGATCGCGGCTTGATCGCCATCGAGGAGCTCAAGGACGCCGAGCTTCAGCAGCTCGCCGCTGCGGCGGAGGAGGAGGCTGCGAAAGCGGCCGAGGCCACGGCCCAAGTCGCACTCGAGCATACCGAGCTGCGCGCCCCTTTTGACGGGATCGTGGTCTCGCGTAAGGTTTGGAACGGCGCTGTGATCTACAAGACGATCCAGCAGGAGCCCCTCATCGTGATCGCACCGGACGATCAAATGCTCGCTCGCGCCCTCGTCACCGCCGGCACGCTGCGGCGCTTCAAGCCGGGCCAGCCGGCACGCATCAAGATCAACGGGGCCATGCGCGACGGTCGCGTCTACAGTCTCGGCGTGCAGGCCGTACGCGTGGAGCTCGAAGGCGCCGTCTACTATCTCGACATCATCTTCGATCGCCGCCCCAACGAGCTGCTGCGGCCTTCCGAGACTGTGCAGATCGTTTTGCCCTGAGGTCGCAGCACGGCGGGCAAATCGATGCTCGAGCACGCCTTCCCTGACCCAATCAGACCCAGTTCTCGATGCTCAACCCGCGCACACGCTGAAACTCTCTCACGTTGTTGGTCACAAGTGTGCAATTAAGGTGTAGGGCATGCGCCGCGATCAGCAGGTCGTTGGAGCCAATCGGCGTTCCTTGCGTTTCCAATTCACGACGTATCTCCGCGTAGTCATCGGACGCTGCTTGAGGCCAATCCAGCACCGGACAGTAAACCAGAAAGTCCGCTAAGGCCGCCGTATTCTCCTCCCTTCGCTGACTCTTCCGGATGCCGAATCGCAGCTCGGCCAGCACGATGGCGGACAAGCCGACCTCACCGATCGCAGTCCGTCGTAACCGCGCCTGCACCCCGTGAGGGTGGCGTTTCAT
This region includes:
- a CDS encoding DUF484 family protein produces the protein MTPLEPAPVATEDPDLESKVTDYLLKDPTFFARNPKVLAALEIPHDSGAAVSLIEQQVRVLRKQLEAERHRLTHLISRAREYEALSGRLHHLVLKLIAAQDSQQICTLLKDALLTEFSAEAMTLKLFQTENESGTRPDALTLAFRDFVDRHHALCGPINTEKAQILFGETGAAIHSAALVPIRADGHAGVLAIGSQDAERFRPEMGTELLDRLGEILGQKLRVVPLGHCDETS
- the dapF gene encoding diaminopimelate epimerase; this encodes MRLAFSKMQGLGNDFVVVDATERPIAIDPALARRLADRRFGIGCDQILLVEPPRLPGTEFHYRIFNADGSEVEQCGNGARCFARFVRDRGLTEHDEIPVGTAAGPIRLYLEDEGQVRVDMGTPEFEPDRIPFQTDRPAQTYPLDVAGESLVIGALSMGNPHAVISVEDLDTAPVARLGPLVESHPRFPQRVNVGFMQVLARDHLRLRVYERGAGETLACGTGACAAMVHARRCDLVDGRVRVSLPGGDLLIAWNAPGESVWMTGPAVQVFEGEIAL
- a CDS encoding class I SAM-dependent methyltransferase translates to MKRRLEPELMDTQEQALAYAQADFNESNTLFIELLRRLEPGPLDGARVLDLGCGPADIVIRFLRAWPKATCDALDGSRPMLDLARSALDALPGVAKRCRLICDRIPSAALDRGGYDLIISNSLLHHLHDPQVLWQTLIETGKPGAPVLIMDLMRPASAGWVEALVATYAAGEPKVLRDDFRNSLFAAFEPAEVTEQLAAAGLQGLEVGVVSDRHLAVSGRLPG
- the lysA gene encoding diaminopimelate decarboxylase, which encodes MDHFNYRDDVLYAEDVPLADIAARFGTPCYVYSRATLERHWRAFDRAFRDHPHLVCFAVKANSNLAVLNVLARLGSGFDIVSLGELERVLAAGGDPAKVIFSGVGKREDEIRFALEVGIRCFNVESESELIRLDRIAGEMGVVAPVSLRVNPDVDAQTHPYIATGLKENKFGIDIHAAEEVYVRAAALPNLRVIGIDCHIGSQLTDLAPFIDALGRVLTLAERLGEIGIPIAHLDIGGGLGIRYTEEHPPEPAAYAAAMSYQLGDRPYEILLEPGRAIAGNAGVLLTRVEYLKENGTRHFAILDAAMNDLVRPALYQAVQDIVPVIHDTEAEPARYDLVGPVCETGDFLGKGRQLALREGDLLAVRGSGAYGFTMSSNYNSRPRVPEVMVDGDHVHLVRERETVASLYAGESVLPS
- the lptM gene encoding LPS translocon maturation chaperone LptM, which encodes MNCWAGTAFYLLVTVFGIASMIGACGQKGPLYLPEPPVVEVPASAAEIGSVVPSAAVPPPESTAPPDRP
- a CDS encoding META domain-containing protein, whose translation is MSALRTLVLLGLIGTVVPSVATDEPMAGSAETAVPAIDATAWRILAYRSDAEADTDLVSIEPRDVPPRLAFAEGRVSGTVGCNSFSGGYTLEGDHLTIDPRMAMTMMACEESLMALEQAITTHLAAVAGYRQAERTLELLDAGGAVLILLETLTETPLVGDTWRLETYNNGKQALVSTVKGTEITLALTPDGTLSGSDGCNRYMSGYTLEEGRLMIGPIATTRMACRGPQAVAEQAAAYAAALGMVRGYRIEGEQLWLTTEDGATAARFRVVPETAKATETR
- a CDS encoding TolC family protein; translated protein: MSIVPRRCALGSRIFVLLAGAVFTTASVAAISDPLGLEEALEAASGHPRVAASPEIAGLLPRRQSLYLDCQRLAFRSSSVADPERNRPLEPLISARDAQRLEIMERFFDVLLADLSFSTESEAMAVAYIQFDRASVRNELGQISPLRVLELEAVYQEILHRRSASEISQQLTRALLAQALGNPADLPRNLLQPTLAMPPEPPPTLDTVLAQALETPVVRDLLEGRSQADRDLIQMEVRQQALELLLRLRALTAAERNLRTELAWRDLKLDESRTLYEQEVTADLGYSMSQQTQTRQQSQRVSFCRALVWAELEALTGQPLAEATHGDQDQ
- a CDS encoding efflux RND transporter periplasmic adaptor subunit, with the translated sequence MTKQAWFIALGVLMLATDAFAVEELKGWLEWVHEVEMRVLENGVVDEVLVSAGQHVAKGDLLLRMDQREAQARLLEAKARVARARVETEKAGRDLTRSQELFDRGLIAIEELKDAELQQLAAAAEEEAAKAAEATAQVALEHTELRAPFDGIVVSRKVWNGAVIYKTIQQEPLIVIAPDDQMLARALVTAGTLRRFKPGQPARIKINGAMRDGRVYSLGVQAVRVELEGAVYYLDIIFDRRPNELLRPSETVQIVLP
- the vapC gene encoding type II toxin-antitoxin system tRNA(fMet)-specific endonuclease VapC; amino-acid sequence: MRWMLDTDICIYIMKRHPHGVQARLRRTAIGEVGLSAIVLAELRFGIRKSQRREENTAALADFLVYCPVLDWPQAASDDYAEIRRELETQGTPIGSNDLLIAAHALHLNCTLVTNNVREFQRVRGLSIENWV